Part of the Clostridium sporogenes genome, GGTTCAATTACGCTTTCATAAAAGGCCGCCCATTCATTCTCATTGTATGTACTGTTTACAATGTTTACTGATATTCCTAGGTAATCATATATTTTTTCTTTTACTGCTTTTAATTGTTTATCATCTATATTTACTGAATTCAATTCTAAAGGAATATATTCAGCTTTACTGTCTACTGCTGCAATCCCTCCATTATTGCTTACACTTAAATAATCACTTATAAAAGCTTCTTTTTCTTGTTTTAACTTTTCGGGACTTAATACTTGATTATATTTTAAAATACCTCTTATTGTTGCCCCTGCTTTTATAGCACTTTCAAGTCCTTCACTTTGGGTATGTGCTAATTCTAAAGTTGGCATTATTGCGGTGTTGGTATCTCCTAACAAATCATTTGAATTATAAAATCTTCTTATGGTGAATACTTCTGTATATGGTAATATAAATTCCTTACCACCCATGAAATAAAATTTACAATATAATTCGCCTGTTAAGTCTGTCATATATTCCATTTGTAAAGGTCTTAATGGATATATGCCTGTTAAATTTCCCCTATCGTCCTTTTGTAAATAAGCAAATGCGTTATTATATAAATAATAATGAGTTACTAATTTATAAATTATGTCATAAGCTGTCATATAGGGGTTCGGTCTTACTTGTAATATTCTATTTAATTGGCTATCGCCGTCTTTTCTTTGTCCTTGCATTGTTACCACATGAACAGGCTTAAGCTTTGCGGCATTTCTTGCTATTGCGTCAACCGCTGCCCTGTATATGTCACTTTCGTATGCCTCACCACTAAAAGGTGTAAATATTGCAGGACTTCCATTCATTATTTCCGCTCGTTCAACCTCTTTTGTGGGACTTTTATTTTTTTTAAATATTTTACTTAATATCCCTGGCATATAATCATCCTTATAAAATAAAAAAGCACGAGAACAACTAAAGTGGCTTTCCACTTGAGTTAATTTCCCGTGCCTTATTTCTAAGACTTACACCTTATGGTGTGGTACTTAAATATTTAATTCTATATTATTAATTATACCATAAAAACCATACATTGGGGTGGTTACCATATATTATTATGCGATACCTACAGTTATTTATATTCCCCATTCATCTTTTAACTTATTTAAAAATTTCATACCTTCCCCATTATCTTTTTTTATATCTGGGTGAAGTTTCATAGCTGCAGCTTTATATATTGTTTTTAAATATAACTTCTCCTTATCTGTGTAGTTACTTGTATTAGTTTTAAAGTAACTACCGAAATCATAATTATTGTAGTTACTTTTAAAATTTTCATAATAACTACGTTCATACTCTTGCTTATTTTTATACTGTGCCTTTATATTATTAATCATTTCCTCATTCCTTAAAG contains:
- a CDS encoding phage portal protein; translated protein: MPGILSKIFKKNKSPTKEVERAEIMNGSPAIFTPFSGEAYESDIYRAAVDAIARNAAKLKPVHVVTMQGQRKDGDSQLNRILQVRPNPYMTAYDIIYKLVTHYYLYNNAFAYLQKDDRGNLTGIYPLRPLQMEYMTDLTGELYCKFYFMGGKEFILPYTEVFTIRRFYNSNDLLGDTNTAIMPTLELAHTQSEGLESAIKAGATIRGILKYNQVLSPEKLKQEKEAFISDYLSVSNNGGIAAVDSKAEYIPLELNSVNIDDKQLKAVKEKIYDYLGISVNIVNSTYNENEWAAFYESVIEPLAVQFSLELTDKIFTPREQAFGNSILLEANRLQFASNTTKTNILKELMPLGLFTVNQALEILNLPAVENGDRRVQTLNVVSTDIVDKYQMKGKGVKENEGD